From a region of the Janthinobacterium sp. 61 genome:
- a CDS encoding NAD(P)H-binding protein, translating into MKTMHLAVAGASGQLGTLVVNELIRQRAIHPGMALTAITRTPGHHAAWQEQDIDVRFGDYDQPQGLAAAFQGVERLLLISTNAIDGTGRRLEQHRHAIAAARLAGVDHIVYTSFLQPEEGKRSLLNDDHLATEALLQESSIGHTILRNAFYQDLLLVVLGTAAMDGQLRTAMGQGHVSCVAREDCAHAAAAALAADYRGNRILDITGPAALDARALAAIAAQVFGKSIEVVALDADSRARHFIAAGMPAPMATMLAGIERWLATDAMHLVSDDFTRSTGRQASPVQAFLQAHRRQLLAPTLPPA; encoded by the coding sequence ATGAAAACAATGCATCTCGCCGTCGCCGGCGCCTCCGGCCAACTGGGCACCCTGGTCGTCAATGAACTCATCCGGCAGCGCGCCATCCATCCGGGCATGGCGCTCACGGCTATCACCCGCACACCCGGGCACCACGCGGCGTGGCAGGAGCAGGACATTGATGTGCGCTTCGGCGACTACGACCAGCCGCAGGGCCTGGCCGCCGCCTTCCAAGGCGTCGAGCGCCTGCTGTTGATCAGTACAAATGCCATCGATGGCACGGGGCGGCGCCTGGAGCAGCACCGCCATGCCATTGCGGCGGCGCGGCTGGCGGGCGTGGACCATATCGTCTACACCTCGTTCCTGCAGCCGGAGGAGGGGAAAAGGTCGTTGCTGAACGACGACCACCTTGCCACGGAAGCGCTGCTGCAAGAGAGCAGCATCGGCCACACGATTTTGCGCAATGCGTTTTACCAGGACTTGCTGCTGGTGGTATTGGGCACTGCCGCCATGGATGGCCAGTTGCGCACGGCCATGGGACAAGGCCATGTGTCCTGCGTGGCGCGCGAGGATTGCGCGCATGCGGCCGCCGCAGCCCTGGCGGCTGACTACCGTGGCAACCGCATCCTGGATATCACAGGTCCCGCCGCCCTCGATGCACGGGCGCTGGCCGCCATCGCCGCCCAGGTATTCGGCAAGTCCATCGAGGTCGTGGCCCTTGATGCGGATTCGCGCGCGCGCCATTTCATCGCTGCCGGCATGCCCGCGCCGATGGCAACGATGCTGGCCGGTATCGAGCGCTGGCTGGCCACCGATGCCATGCACCTGGTCAGCGATGACTTTACCCGCTCGACGGGCAGGCAGGCGTCGCCAGTGCAAGCGTTTTTGCAGGCGCATCGCCGGCAGTTGCTGGCGCCGACGCTGCCGCCGGCATAG
- a CDS encoding cobalt chelatase, whose translation MSAEATAPAPYTREQQETDELCAGAIRALSGVAAIRYRGRRLHDGHRPLPIHSAHLQPDAALQDLPSLRGAADSVALRLLHTDAALHKTLCPPEPVARLVFELLEQLRVETLAPDQHAGVINNLRHRFTAWSHAFYDSGLAEGASGLLLYTVFQMCWSRLTARPVLEKTEDFIEATRWSVSSQLSGDLAGLRRHRLAQAAFARHALAIAHAVDAMLKEAQAAQDDQQNAAEDAKAQAAFKLLLDFDSDNDNFPDSAPLGDSRAFGDGDGAYRAYSTAYDREEKAGELVRRALLLEYRERMDARIASLGINTARLARRFTQLLAVPQRDGWSFGEEEGTIDGRRLAQLISSPSERRLFRKEQFLPQADCLVTFLVDCSGSMKTHAESVAVLLDILLRALDQAGIKTELLGFTTGAWNGGRVKRDWMRARSPVNPGRLNERVHMVFKDGDTNWRRARPDIAALLKADLYREGVDGEAVDWACKRMLARPERRRILLVVSDGCPMDTATNLANDEFYLAQHLKQVVAGREAQGAVEIRGLGLGLDLGAYYSRSLATTLPASLNNELFSEIAQLLAGRKK comes from the coding sequence ATGAGCGCCGAAGCGACCGCGCCTGCCCCCTACACGCGCGAACAGCAGGAAACGGATGAGCTGTGCGCTGGCGCCATCCGCGCGCTGAGCGGCGTTGCCGCCATCCGCTACCGGGGCCGGCGCCTGCACGACGGCCACCGCCCCCTGCCCATCCATTCGGCCCATCTGCAGCCCGATGCGGCGCTGCAGGATTTGCCCTCGCTGCGCGGCGCGGCCGACAGCGTGGCCCTGCGTTTGCTGCATACGGACGCTGCCCTGCACAAAACGCTGTGTCCGCCAGAACCCGTGGCGCGTCTGGTGTTCGAACTGCTGGAGCAGTTAAGAGTGGAAACGCTTGCGCCAGATCAACATGCCGGAGTGATCAATAACCTGCGCCACCGCTTCACGGCCTGGTCGCATGCGTTTTACGATTCCGGCCTGGCCGAAGGCGCTTCCGGCTTGCTCTTGTATACAGTGTTCCAGATGTGCTGGTCGCGCCTGACGGCCCGGCCCGTGCTGGAAAAGACGGAAGATTTCATCGAGGCCACGCGCTGGTCCGTTTCTTCGCAACTAAGTGGCGACCTGGCGGGATTGCGCCGCCACCGATTGGCCCAGGCTGCCTTTGCCCGCCACGCGCTGGCCATCGCCCATGCCGTCGACGCCATGCTGAAAGAGGCGCAAGCGGCGCAGGATGACCAGCAAAACGCGGCCGAGGACGCGAAAGCGCAGGCGGCCTTCAAGCTGCTGCTCGATTTCGACAGCGACAACGACAATTTTCCCGATAGCGCCCCGCTGGGCGACAGCCGTGCCTTCGGCGACGGCGATGGCGCCTACAGGGCTTACTCCACGGCATACGACCGGGAAGAAAAAGCGGGCGAACTGGTACGCCGCGCCCTGCTGCTCGAATACCGCGAGCGCATGGATGCGCGCATCGCCAGCCTGGGCATCAACACGGCGCGCCTGGCACGGCGTTTTACGCAACTGCTGGCCGTGCCCCAACGCGACGGCTGGTCGTTCGGCGAGGAAGAAGGGACTATCGATGGTCGCCGCCTGGCGCAGCTGATCAGCTCGCCGTCCGAGCGCCGGCTGTTTCGCAAAGAACAATTCCTGCCCCAGGCCGATTGCCTGGTCACCTTCCTCGTCGATTGCTCCGGTTCCATGAAGACGCATGCGGAATCCGTGGCCGTGTTGCTGGACATCCTGCTGCGCGCGCTGGACCAGGCTGGCATCAAGACAGAGTTGCTGGGCTTTACGACGGGCGCCTGGAACGGGGGACGAGTCAAACGCGACTGGATGCGCGCCCGCTCACCCGTCAACCCGGGCCGCTTGAACGAACGCGTGCACATGGTCTTCAAGGATGGCGACACGAACTGGCGCCGCGCGCGTCCCGACATCGCGGCCCTGTTAAAGGCAGATCTGTACCGCGAAGGCGTCGATGGCGAAGCCGTGGACTGGGCGTGCAAGCGCATGCTGGCCCGCCCGGAGCGGCGGCGCATCCTGCTCGTCGTCTCCGACGGTTGCCCGATGGACACGGCCACGAATCTGGCCAACGACGAGTTTTACCTGGCGCAGCATTTAAAACAAGTGGTGGCGGGCCGCGAAGCGCAGGGTGCCGTGGAAATCCGCGGCCTGGGACTGGGCCTGGACCTGGGCGCCTACTACAGCCGCAGCCTGGCCACCACCCTGCCCGCCTCGCTGAACAATGAGCTGTTCAGCGAGATCGCCCAGCTGCTCGCCGGACGAAAAAAATAG